Proteins from a genomic interval of Chelonoidis abingdonii isolate Lonesome George chromosome 7, CheloAbing_2.0, whole genome shotgun sequence:
- the MYOC gene encoding myocilin isoform X1: MGAASVTKTLVVWLLLSVGLARAALGSTVHLRRANDRNGRCIYSFAVPSPNEASCPEMGQATSAIRELQRESNVQRSELESAKARLSLLENLVTQLHVVLGAGGSPDSAVELQRELDRLKTERAQQESQISRLEAAYSTLGQEKSFLEEEKRRLEQEKAELGRRLESSTQEIARLRASQHHQVSEAPSQDSQQGSQEVSKWDLESFDYQELKSELMEVPASSVFEERPSPSHPATRATATGCGELVWVGEPVTFCRAETIAGKYGMWMKDPEPVLPYTRKTTWRVYAIGTDIRQVFEYENADQFMKGYPSKVHVLPQSMESTGAIIYRGSLYFQQHMSRTVAKYDLKTEMITVQKDIPSAGYHGQFPYSWGGYTDIDLAVDEMGLWVTYSTDKAKGAIVLSKLDPETLEVEQTWETNIRKQAVANSFMICGTLYTISSYSAPDATVNFAYHTATSISEPLSIRFENRYGYSSMVDYNPTERKLFAWDNFNMVTYDIRLSTI; this comes from the exons ATGGGGGCAGCATCCGTAACAAAGACGCTCGTGGTTTGGCTGTTGCTGTCAGTGGGCCTGGCCCGGGCGGCTCTGGGGAGTACAGTCCATCTCAGGAGAGCCAATGACAGGAACGGTAGATGCATCTACTCATTTGCTGTCCCCAGCCCGAATGAAGCCAGCTGTCCAGAAATGGGCCAGGCAACATCAGCCATCCGGGAGCTCCAGAGGGAGAGCAACGTGCAGCGCTCGGAGCTGGAGTCAGCCAAGGCCAGGCTGAGCCTCCTGGAGAACTTGGTGACCCAGCTGCATGtggtgctgggtgcagggggcTCCCCTGATTCCGCTGTGGAGCTCCAGAGAGAGCTGGATAGGCTGAAGACAGAGAGAGCCCAGCAGGAGTCTCAAATCAGCAGACTGGAGGCTGCCTACAGCACCCTTGGGCAGGAGAAGTCCTTTCTGGAAGAGGAGAAGAGGCGACTGGAGCAGGAAAAAGCTGAGCTGGGAAGGAGGCTGGagagcagcacccaggagatagCTCGGCTGAGGGCCAGCCAGCATCACCAGGTCAGCGAGGCACCCTCCCAGGACTCTCAGCAAGGCTCCCAAGAAG TTTCCAAGTGGGATCTGGAGAGTTTTGACTATCAGGAGCTGAAATCTGAGCTGATGGAGGTGCCTGCTTCCAGTGTCTTCGAGGagcgcccctcccccagccaccctgccactaGGGCCACAGCCACTG GGTGTGGAGAGCTGGTCTGGGTGGGGGAACCTGTGACCTTCTGCAGGGCTGAGACTATTGCTGGCAAGTATGGCATGTGGATGAAGGACCCAGAGCCTGTTCTCCCCTACACCCGCAAGACCACCTGGAGAGTCTATGCCATTGGCACTGACATCCGCCAGGTCTTTGAATACGAAAATGCTGATCAGTTCATGAAGGGCTATCCCTCCAAGGTCCACGTCCTGCCCCAGTCCATGGAGAGCACCGGAGCCATCATATACAGGGGCTCCCTGTACTTCCAGCAGCACATGTCCAGGACGGTGGCCAAGTACGACCTGAAGACAGAAATGATAACAGTCCAAAAGGACATCCCCAGTGCTGGCTACCATGGCCAATTCCCCTATTCCTGGGGTGGGTACACAGACATTGACTTAGCTGTTGATGAGATGGGGTTGTGGGTGACGTACAGCACAGACAAGGCCAAAGGGGCCATCGTCCTCTCCAAACTGGAtccagagaccctggaggttgaGCAGACCTGGGAAACCAACATCCGCAAGCAAGCCGTGGCCAACTCCTTTATGATCTGTGGCACCTTGTACACCATCAGTAGCTACTCAGCCCCAGACGCAACGGTCAACTTTGCCTATCACACGGCCACCAGCATCAGCGAGCCGCTGAGCATCCGCTTCGAGAACCGCTATGGGTACAGCAGCATGGTGGACTACAATCCCACGGAGAGAAAGCTCTTCGCTTGGGACAATTTCAACATGGTCACCTATGACATCAGACTCTCCACGATATGA
- the MYOCOS gene encoding myocilin opposite strand protein — protein sequence MTRRYGPRYDLSLRPHQRDYIQGPVVESAARRDGRSGTPVNLSQQLLFEGFLKFSLVCIVAKDCEMQEKQEKEFCLINKEYLADEPFRDIPHLQAKLDQLKGMFMGYDATHTGEIDYPTMSRILQEFGVFQNPLELKTLVQEITGNTGSTVPYKDFTMVMLGRRSTMCQRIMHYNGKGGGAVKMPSLMDAGTYVTFLECTLSGVPSPLTTLPPPPPPSPADGFSET from the exons ATGACCAG GAGGTATGGGCCTCGCTATGACCTGAGCCTGCGGCCCCACCAGAGGGACTATATTCAGGGGCCGGTTGTAGAGAGCGCAGCTCGCAGGGACGGGAGAAGTGGGACTCCGGTCAACCTGAGCCAGCAGCTCCTG tttgagggttttttaaaattttctcttgTGTGTATTGTAGCAAAGGATTGTGAAATGCAGGAGAAGCAGGAGAAAGAATTTTGTCTAATTAACAAG GAGTACCTGGCTGATGAACCATTCCGAGACATTCCACATCTACAGGCAAAGCTTGATCAGCTGAAGG gCATGTTTATGGGATATGATGCCACACACACAGGAGAAATTG ACTATCCAACAATGAGCAGGATACTGCAGGAGTTTGGGGTTTTCCAAAACCCCTTGGAGCTCAAGACACTGGTCCAGGAAATCACAGGGAACACAGGCAGCACTGTCCCTTATAAGGATTTCACTATGGTTATGCTGGGCCGCAGATCCACCATGTGCCAACG GATCATGCACTAcaatgggaaaggaggaggagcagtgAAGATGCCCAGCCTGATGGATGCTGGCACCTATGTAACCTTCTTGGAATGCACTCTTTCCGGAGTCCCCTCTCCTCTTACCACTCTCCCGCCGCCACCTCCCCCATCTCCAGCTGATGGCTTCTCTGAAACCTAG
- the MYOC gene encoding myocilin isoform X2, which translates to MGAASVTKTLVVWLLLSVGLARAALGSTVHLRRANDRNGRCIYSFAVPSPNEASCPEMGQATSAIRELQRESNVQRSELESAKARLSLLENLVTQLHVVLGAGGSPDSAVELQRELDRLKTERAQQESQISRLEAAYSTLGQEKSFLEEEKRRLEQEKAELGRRLESSTQEIARLRASQHHQVSEAPSQDSQQGSQEGCGELVWVGEPVTFCRAETIAGKYGMWMKDPEPVLPYTRKTTWRVYAIGTDIRQVFEYENADQFMKGYPSKVHVLPQSMESTGAIIYRGSLYFQQHMSRTVAKYDLKTEMITVQKDIPSAGYHGQFPYSWGGYTDIDLAVDEMGLWVTYSTDKAKGAIVLSKLDPETLEVEQTWETNIRKQAVANSFMICGTLYTISSYSAPDATVNFAYHTATSISEPLSIRFENRYGYSSMVDYNPTERKLFAWDNFNMVTYDIRLSTI; encoded by the exons ATGGGGGCAGCATCCGTAACAAAGACGCTCGTGGTTTGGCTGTTGCTGTCAGTGGGCCTGGCCCGGGCGGCTCTGGGGAGTACAGTCCATCTCAGGAGAGCCAATGACAGGAACGGTAGATGCATCTACTCATTTGCTGTCCCCAGCCCGAATGAAGCCAGCTGTCCAGAAATGGGCCAGGCAACATCAGCCATCCGGGAGCTCCAGAGGGAGAGCAACGTGCAGCGCTCGGAGCTGGAGTCAGCCAAGGCCAGGCTGAGCCTCCTGGAGAACTTGGTGACCCAGCTGCATGtggtgctgggtgcagggggcTCCCCTGATTCCGCTGTGGAGCTCCAGAGAGAGCTGGATAGGCTGAAGACAGAGAGAGCCCAGCAGGAGTCTCAAATCAGCAGACTGGAGGCTGCCTACAGCACCCTTGGGCAGGAGAAGTCCTTTCTGGAAGAGGAGAAGAGGCGACTGGAGCAGGAAAAAGCTGAGCTGGGAAGGAGGCTGGagagcagcacccaggagatagCTCGGCTGAGGGCCAGCCAGCATCACCAGGTCAGCGAGGCACCCTCCCAGGACTCTCAGCAAGGCTCCCAAGAAG GGTGTGGAGAGCTGGTCTGGGTGGGGGAACCTGTGACCTTCTGCAGGGCTGAGACTATTGCTGGCAAGTATGGCATGTGGATGAAGGACCCAGAGCCTGTTCTCCCCTACACCCGCAAGACCACCTGGAGAGTCTATGCCATTGGCACTGACATCCGCCAGGTCTTTGAATACGAAAATGCTGATCAGTTCATGAAGGGCTATCCCTCCAAGGTCCACGTCCTGCCCCAGTCCATGGAGAGCACCGGAGCCATCATATACAGGGGCTCCCTGTACTTCCAGCAGCACATGTCCAGGACGGTGGCCAAGTACGACCTGAAGACAGAAATGATAACAGTCCAAAAGGACATCCCCAGTGCTGGCTACCATGGCCAATTCCCCTATTCCTGGGGTGGGTACACAGACATTGACTTAGCTGTTGATGAGATGGGGTTGTGGGTGACGTACAGCACAGACAAGGCCAAAGGGGCCATCGTCCTCTCCAAACTGGAtccagagaccctggaggttgaGCAGACCTGGGAAACCAACATCCGCAAGCAAGCCGTGGCCAACTCCTTTATGATCTGTGGCACCTTGTACACCATCAGTAGCTACTCAGCCCCAGACGCAACGGTCAACTTTGCCTATCACACGGCCACCAGCATCAGCGAGCCGCTGAGCATCCGCTTCGAGAACCGCTATGGGTACAGCAGCATGGTGGACTACAATCCCACGGAGAGAAAGCTCTTCGCTTGGGACAATTTCAACATGGTCACCTATGACATCAGACTCTCCACGATATGA